The window TGCTGAACCTGTTTAAAGCAATCAACAACATGCAGCCCAAAGTCAGGGAACTTGACCCGACCACCACGCAAAGAATAAAAGAAGGCGCCTATCTTACCAAAATAATCAGTGAAACTGAGGTTGCTGCCCGCAAATGTGAATTTTATGCAGGAAATTGCTCTGATCAGCAAATAGCGCAATTTTTCCAGGATGAAGCAGATATGTTATACAAAGCAAAACACACCCTGCAAAAATATTATGAAAGTATGACCGAGGAGTGATTGAACCATGAATTTTTCCGATATGGATATGCTGCAGGATTACGAAAAGGATACCAGAATGGCAGTGCTAGCTTATTCTTTAATGGAAACGGAGATAATGGATTCCACCTTACGCAAACTGATACACCAAGCCGCGGAATCCGCTGCCAAATCGCAGGAAAAAGCGGCTCATCTGATCATGGCCAGAGGTGATCGCCCATAGTGGAAAAAACAGCTAAATTACCGGAAGAACCAAAAGGCCAGCGGGGTTCCACCAAACCGGTAATTTGGCTGTTTATAATTTAACTGATACGGCAGTGGGTCTTTCTTTTCATTTCGTATAACCTTTTATCTACAATAGATATAATTTTGTTGATATGATTTTGGCTGCGGCAGCGGGTTGTTATGGCACCCCAGGATACGGAAATTTTGATATGGCGCCTACCATAAACAAAGGTATGTTGGGCCACCGCCTGTTCAATTCTTGCCGCGATTCTTTTTGTTTCTTCCTCATCAGCTCCAGGCAGAATAATGGCAAACTCATCGCCGCCGTTACGGAAGACAATATCATTGTTGCGAACATTTCTTTTAAAAAGAGAGGCAATTTCCTTTAATATGTAATCTCCGGCAAGATGACCATAAGTATCATTCACTTGTTTAAAACAATTCAGGTCAAGCATTATCAATGAAAGAGGCTTGTCCGCCTGGTCTTTAACGAGGCATTCCAATTCGCTCCTGAAAAAGCGGTAATTATAAGCGCCTGTTAAAGGATCTAAAATCGCTGCTTCCTCCAAACTCCTAATCAAACTTGCTTTCTCTACCGCCAAACCCAGATGATTGCCCAGCATCATTAAAAATTCTCCATCACGGTAAGTATACTGGCTTGGATACTGGCTGTATACCAACAATACCCCTATGACCCGTTCCCTTACCAATATAGGCACCGAAATCAGGGATTTGGGACCGAAATGCTGCTGCATTTTTTTAGTAACCCTGGAGTCCTGCTCGGCATTGGTTACTATAATTATTTGCTTTGTTTTAAATGTTAATCCGCTGATACCCTTGGTCTCATCTACTCCGACAGGAAAAGGTTTTTTATCACAATGTATTGCTGTCTCCAATTTAAATTTTTCCCCGTCCTGCTTTGTCAAAAGGATATGACAGCCGTCAGAACCCATAATCTCCTGAATCTTCTCCGCGCCGTAACGCAGCAGCCGCCTTATGTCATGGTTGGAGTAGAGCAGTAACGCAAATTCATGTAAGTAAAACAATTTAGGGTCAGACTTAATTTCCTTTCCGTCATTCGAAGGCGCTAATGTGAACATTGTAGACATCTCCATTAAAAAGAAATTTCCGTAAAAAGGTCTTTCACTTGACTTTTAGTTTAGTATAACAAGAACAAATAACTCTGAATCAGTTTTTGCTTCAAAAGGAAATTTTTTTGTTTTAAATTCACCTAAACCATAACTAAGCCAAATTACCCCAGGCGGGTATAAATTGCTCTGCTCTTCTTCCCTAAAGATTGTTTTTAAAATGGCGTAAATATCGGCAAATAATTGGTGTAATACTATAAGAGCATAGATTTAAATCTGAGTGGGGATTTTAAATGGAACAATGCCAATTACAAACCAATTTACGGAAAGATCTCCGGAAAAAATTAGAGGAAATCCGGCAGCGGGTAGAAGAGGTTATGAAAATAATGAATGGACAGCAGGGCTGTATGCTTTGTGAAATAAAGAGTATTAGGGAGGCAGCCGGTAAACTGGAAGGCCTGATTTCTTATTACCACTTTCAGTCATCGTTAATGCCCTACGTGGAAGAACTGGACGAGATAGCCAAAGCCGTGGCCTCCTTATCTGAGAAGGGCCACGGAGCATTAATAGTAGTGGAAAAAAATGACATGCTCGATTCCCTGATCGGTACCTGCAGCATGACCGGAATTCTCATCGGGGCCAAGATTTCCGCACCCCTGCTGCAGTCAATTTTCTATCCCGGCAACCCTTTACACGACGGCGCGGTAATCATTAGAAAAGGGCAGATTGTTGCGGCGGGATGTGTCCTGCCGTTATCTGCCCAAAAATATACCAGTGAAAGGCATAAAATTGGAACCCGCCACCGTGCTGCTCTGGGCCTCAGCGAGCGAACCGATGCCCTGGTAATAGTTGTTTCCGAAGAAACGGGGCAAATTTCCTTTGCCAAAGACGGCGTTCTTCATCCGATTGATGTTCAATTGTGTACCAAATTACAGCAATCGGAAGTAAACCATGCTGATTCAAAGCAAGGTTAATAAACTCGTCCATCAGCGGTTTTATTTTCCGTTCCTCTTCCCATGGCCTCGCCGGTCTCTTTTTTCTCTATTTTTTCATTACCCACCAACAGGCTCATCACTATTCCCGCAAGGGCTATACCCATAGCCACCAGGAAAACCGTATGGAGAGATTGGGCCAACGCAGTTTTAAGAGTTGGGAGCAAAACCTGCTGCAGTTGCCCGGGAATTCTTTGCAGGGTCTCCGGACTCAACAATACATTAAATAAGCCCTGAGGATTAGACCGGGCCCTGGCCAATATGCTTCCCACAGGTCCCGCCTGTAATCCCGGAATGCTCCGAATTATAGGAAAGAAATCTTTTTGGAGCAGAGCGATGGATCGGTTATTCATAACAACTCCCAATATTGTCACCCCAAGGGTACCGCCAATGCTGCGGAAAAACTGGCTTGAAGAAGTAACTACACCACGCTGCTCCGGTGGAAAGGCATTTTGTACCGCAATGGTCAGAGTCGGCATAATCAGGCCAATCCCAACACCCAGCACAACAATATATGAAATTGCCACCAGTTGAGTTGTGTGCACTGTCATCGTGCTTAGCAGGTAAAAAGCAGCAGCCATGAAACACATCCCGGCGACAAACATGGAACGAAAAGGTACTTTAGTTATCAGTTGCCCGCCCAGAATACTGGTCAACATCATGGAGAACATCATGGGAATCATTGTGTTACCGGAACTTGTGGCGCTAACCCCGATTACCCCCTGCAGGAACAACGGCAGGAACATAATCGACCCGAACATTCCTAACCCCATTAAAAAGCCAATAATATTGGTTACCGTAAAAACCCTGTTTCTGAACAAATCCAAACTCAGAATAGGTTCTTCCGCTTTTCTTTCCACCCGTATAAAGGCCAGCAAAAACACAAAGGAGATACCGAACAAACCGATAATCTGCCATGAACCCCAGGGAAAGTCTTTTCCGCCAAGGCTTAAAGCCAGTAGAAGACTGACAACACCTATTACAAGGGTTGCTGCCCCCGCGTAATCGATAACCACATTGTCTTTCAGGCGTTTTTCGCCAACCAGTCCAATAAATATAGTAATGGCGGCAAGTATACCCACGGGCAGGTTGATGTAAAATACCCACTGCCAGGAACTGTTATCAACTATCCAGCCGCCGATTGTCGGCCCCACTATAGATGAAAGCCCAAATATAGCTCCCATGACACCCTGCCATTTGCCACGCTTGTCAGGCGGGAAGACGTCCCCGACAATAGTCATGGCCATGGGCATCATAATACCCCCGCCGATACCCTGCAGTCCCCGGAAAATTATAAGCTGGGTCATGTTCTGGCTGGTTCCGCATAGGGCGGAACCCAGCATAAATATGGAGAGCCCGGAAACATACACCCACCGGCGGCCAAACAGGTCAGCCAGCTTGCCGGCAATGGGCACAATAGTTGTAGAACTTAACATATATGCGGTAGTCACCCAGGTCATAATGCTCAAGCCGCCCAATTCACCGATAATCCTGGGCATAGCCGTTCCGACAATGGTTTGGTCCAGGGAAGAAAAAAACATACCCAAAAACAATCCGATAAGTAAAATCTTGCGTTTAGAATTATTCTGCATTTCGTTCTCGCCTTTCTTTAAAATAAGTTAGCGCCAAAGACAGAAGCCTGATCAGTTCCTTGCTGTCCTGCTCGCCCAAAAAACCGACCAGGCCTTTTAAATCCTCAAGAAATTTCGCGTTCATATCTTCGATAAACTGTTTTGCCCTGGCTGTCGGTTTCACCAAAACAACCCGCCTATCGGTGGGGTCCGCCAGGCGCTCCACATATCCACCATCCTCCAAAGCATTAATCATGTGCGTAACACCGGCCGGAGTAATCTGCATCCGTGCACTTAGATCAGATACCTTGAGCCCTTCGGAATCAGCGCCCGGGCACTGTGTCAGAGTAACCAGTAACATGAACTCACTTGGCCTGATTCCATGCGAAGAACCAGGCGGGCGGCCCAGCCGCTTAAATTGGGCAATGGTACGGGCCAATTCCTGGGCGAGATAGTTTTTTTCATCCATTATATTTTTTGCCACCTCATTTTTTACTAACTAAATGTTTTATATACTAAATTATTTATTAAATAAAATAAAATGTCAACTGTTAAAATATGCATTATGGTTTTGGGCAACGTAAAACCGGGCAGTTTTATTGAAGCGGCATGGTAATAATGACTTTGGTTCCCTTACCAACGGCACTTTCCACATCAATGGCACCATTATGCTTTTCTATGATCCATTTAGCTATGGATAATCCTAAACCGGCGCCTCCGCTTTCCCTGGTTCTTGATTTGTCACATTTATAAAAACGGTCAAATATATAAGGTAAATCCTCTTCTGGAATACCTATACCGTTATCTTCTATAACAAGTTTTACTCTTTTATCTTTTAAATAACTATTGACACTGATTGTTCCGTTAGGCGGGGTAAATTTAAGGCTGTTGTCCAAAAATATTCTCAAGGCCTGTTTAATAAGACCCCTGTCGGCAATAACATTGACAACTTCATTGGTAGCACAGGTAATTGTGTGTTCGGTATCAATTAATCTGGTTTCCTTAAGCACTTCTTCCACCAATTCGTTTAAAAAGAAAGATGTCTTGACAACGTTTTGCGTATTTTTATCAGCCCGGGCCAAAAACAGTAGTTTTTCCACCAAGTCCTTCATATTATCCGCTTCATTTTTGATGGCGCTTATAGATTCTTCCAGTACTGCTTTATCGTCTTTGCCCCAACGGTTTAACAGGTTTGCATAGCCTTGTATAACTGAAATAGGGGTCCGCAATTCATGGGAAGCGTCAGAAACAAACCGGTTTTGCTGCTCATAAGAAGCCTGAATCCTGTCCAG of the Thermincola ferriacetica genome contains:
- the cdaS gene encoding sporulation-specific diadenylate cyclase CdaS, with amino-acid sequence MEQCQLQTNLRKDLRKKLEEIRQRVEEVMKIMNGQQGCMLCEIKSIREAAGKLEGLISYYHFQSSLMPYVEELDEIAKAVASLSEKGHGALIVVEKNDMLDSLIGTCSMTGILIGAKISAPLLQSIFYPGNPLHDGAVIIRKGQIVAAGCVLPLSAQKYTSERHKIGTRHRAALGLSERTDALVIVVSEETGQISFAKDGVLHPIDVQLCTKLQQSEVNHADSKQG
- a CDS encoding MarR family winged helix-turn-helix transcriptional regulator is translated as MDEKNYLAQELARTIAQFKRLGRPPGSSHGIRPSEFMLLVTLTQCPGADSEGLKVSDLSARMQITPAGVTHMINALEDGGYVERLADPTDRRVVLVKPTARAKQFIEDMNAKFLEDLKGLVGFLGEQDSKELIRLLSLALTYFKERRERNAE
- a CDS encoding sensor domain-containing diguanylate cyclase — encoded protein: MFTLAPSNDGKEIKSDPKLFYLHEFALLLYSNHDIRRLLRYGAEKIQEIMGSDGCHILLTKQDGEKFKLETAIHCDKKPFPVGVDETKGISGLTFKTKQIIIVTNAEQDSRVTKKMQQHFGPKSLISVPILVRERVIGVLLVYSQYPSQYTYRDGEFLMMLGNHLGLAVEKASLIRSLEEAAILDPLTGAYNYRFFRSELECLVKDQADKPLSLIMLDLNCFKQVNDTYGHLAGDYILKEIASLFKRNVRNNDIVFRNGGDEFAIILPGADEEETKRIAARIEQAVAQHTFVYGRRHIKISVSWGAITTRCRSQNHINKIISIVDKRLYEMKRKTHCRIS
- a CDS encoding MDR family MFS transporter, which encodes MQNNSKRKILLIGLFLGMFFSSLDQTIVGTAMPRIIGELGGLSIMTWVTTAYMLSSTTIVPIAGKLADLFGRRWVYVSGLSIFMLGSALCGTSQNMTQLIIFRGLQGIGGGIMMPMAMTIVGDVFPPDKRGKWQGVMGAIFGLSSIVGPTIGGWIVDNSSWQWVFYINLPVGILAAITIFIGLVGEKRLKDNVVIDYAGAATLVIGVVSLLLALSLGGKDFPWGSWQIIGLFGISFVFLLAFIRVERKAEEPILSLDLFRNRVFTVTNIIGFLMGLGMFGSIMFLPLFLQGVIGVSATSSGNTMIPMMFSMMLTSILGGQLITKVPFRSMFVAGMCFMAAAFYLLSTMTVHTTQLVAISYIVVLGVGIGLIMPTLTIAVQNAFPPEQRGVVTSSSQFFRSIGGTLGVTILGVVMNNRSIALLQKDFFPIIRSIPGLQAGPVGSILARARSNPQGLFNVLLSPETLQRIPGQLQQVLLPTLKTALAQSLHTVFLVAMGIALAGIVMSLLVGNEKIEKKETGEAMGRGTENKTADGRVY